GCCCATGATATTTTAACTTAATACCAATAATACCCTCCATTACACATGGTTGTAGTGCACCAAAACTGTGTTGTTTTGGGGTGCAAGGGTAGTAAAAAAAGGCTGCAAGACCCTATTTGGTGAAaagccaaggaaaaaaaattaagtgcactaatttttaattcgtttgaatcaaTGCGacgatcttatttttctaatcattttattctaaaggatcataattaattttagattctaggactctcgttggttagctCTAAGAAAATCGTAAAACCAAAtctctcttagggctaactaacgagagccctagaataaaaaataattatgaccctttaagataaaatgatcagagaaataagatcttcgcaccggttcaaacggattgaaatttaaagcacttaactttttaaccatattttttaggaGTAATATAAAAACTGTCTAAACatgtttgaaaaattaagtgctctaatttcaatccgtttgaaccaatgcgaagatccttttttttttttttatcattttatcctaaatggtcataattaatttttgactctaaagctctcgatagttagtcctaagagatatttggttctacgattttcttagggctaactaatgagagccctagagttaaaaattaattatgaccctttacgataaaatgattagaaaaataagatctttgcagtAGGTCTTCCatgcgagaaatttttgggtgtcagATGGGTACCACGTCACCCGGCTGACGTGGTGTCGAGCACCcacatctgggccgtccaaaagtgtgttgggcGGTCCAGATTAAAacacactctctcctctctcctctcaccccattactctctctccaaatctgaaccgtccaaaacgaAAATAGATGGCCCAGATGTACtgagtgggtaccacgtggtacccgcccGGCACTTAAAAATTTCTCCTTCCATGCATAGACCAGGTTTTCATCCATGGGTAtaaatggaaaatgcaatttgttATCCTATCCCTTGGTATTCCAATCAAACaagggattgagattgataatcACAATCCTATGATTTAATCCTTACACAATCAAATACCTACTTGGGATTACACTCGGGATTACTATTCTCATCTTCTTACCAATCCCATCTAATCCAACACACTTATCAAACATGGCCTTAGTGTTGTAAATTGTTTGGGTCTCGGGATAGGCatttgatgtcttcattttttgttcctATAAATCTTTATAACaatttcagagattaatgaattttttttgccttttaaaataaaatattataagctaaattgattaaaaaattcCAAATGTAATATGGAGTCGATTGACGATGGTAGGCGGGAGGAGTATTTACCACATGCGCGAGGGTAGTATTATTTATAAAGATAAAGATATGATACACGGGCCTTTTATTATTGGTTTTAGTGAGGTTTTGGCTATTTTTAATTGTTATCAATTGTTATGCAAACGAGAGGAAAAGTATCTCCAATAGTGGCTTTAGATTCTCATAGGAATTTGTGTAAGATTAACCAATTATTTGTTACTAGTAACATGTTTTTGTTaattgaaaggcaaaaaaataaagaaacaaaaaaatgaatagtgAAACGTGGTCTCTGAATGTTTTTTCTGTATGGTGGGGTGATGAGGATTGAGGGGTAAAACGATTGAAGATTTGTTGGTAGCATTAGGGGGTCAGGAAACAGGTGAGGGAAATCCGCCGCAATCCTAGCtcattcttttctttatttattacttattgtcttaattaattagtgaATGGTGTTTGCTTGCAATTGTGAATAATCagtaatttagtttttttttttttttgcccttatttgattaccaaaaaggtcaaaaagaatattttaaacCCTAATTTGtgatttatttacttatttagAGCCGTTGAAAAATGCATGGACAAAaaagagtgcaattttgttcacccacctTAAAAAGGGGTCAACATTACCCtctttcctattggttgaaatgatgtggatttCATCACAAAGTGATTTTATGCTTACCATACAATACAccttttggtaagcatgacatcattttgtaaaTGGAATCCACACCATTTTAATCAATAGGAATGAGAATAATGTTCATCCTCTTAaatggagggtgaacaaaagtCAACTCAACAAAATAGCACTTAATTCTAAAACCTTCTCTGTAAAGTTTAATTAACCTTACCAAACAGTTTAAACTTGTTGGaaaatacatttattttttgtgataaAGAACCAATAATACAAGTGCATTAATAAAATCAGAACTCAAAACTTGGAAATCAATGATAACAAAATAGTGATCAAGGCGAGTGTGACACTCTGTCCTTAAGATAAATTCGTTGCCACTACGGTGCTTACGGTTTGCATGGATGTCTATCTTCCAATACTACTTGTTGATCGAACTTCTCACAGAAGTAGCACTAAATCGGTGGATCTGTCAAACCGAACTTGTGTTTGTACTCTCTTATATGAATGGACTTAAATGGAAGgaaaaatcaatcaatcacccccccccccccccccacccccaaaaaaaaaaaaaaaaagaaaaaaagaaaaaaagaaaaaggatgcaATATATGTAGACCAATTGGTGACTCTCTGAAAAGCCACCAGGAAAAAAGGGACACCTTTGTTCATAAAGGATGGGCGAACGAGTGTCAATGAAATGACGCGactccaaatcaaatcaatttccATTCACACTCAAAATAATGAGTgatgctatatgtaccgacagGGAGGGGAGAGAAATTGtaccgccggcgggccgtctccgaccaccggacggccgatccaagccgtccaaaaattctaaaaaaaaaaccgatggggtccatccgagaatcaacggcatccgaagtgtgtagggtgcttgatccgagcacccctttttcgtgtatatacacgtatatacatatatacatgaaaaatggGTGCTCAAATCGAGCTtcctacacaccttggatgccgtttattctcgcgtgcgggccccatcggttttttttttatagaatttttggacggctcggatcagccatccggtggccggagaaggcggccgtcggtacgatttctctcccCCTGGTCGGTACGTATATCATTTctgcaaaataatatattatttccaacaaaacaaaacttttttACGATTATTATAAAAGTTGCACTGAATGTGTTCATACCACATTTTATCTCCTTTGGATAtatagtaataattaaaaaatcatAATCAAATGAATTAAGTAACGCTAGATGGAACCTCATTAGCAAGGGTATGAAATATATCTGTTCAATATCGGTAATCAAGTAATCATTCATTCACTACTTAGGATTTAGTTAAAGAAAGCCTTAATTAGCGCCCACGTAGTGTCTTAAAactaagggcttgtttgataacttaaattcagcacttaatactgaatcaattaagtaataagtgattcagtaggtttgataatcacatttcatattacttaacaaattaagtaccacttaaaatataggctaaaaagttgaaaaaaattaagtagctttgagctacttaattctggctgaatttttgtgtacttacattcaaccgtcataccaccaccacaaccacttccaccaacacctccaccactccaccaccaccacctccactaccaccactcctcatccaccacatcaccaccaccaccactccctccactatcaccaccaccaccaccacttcctccactaccaccaccgccaccaccaccaccagctccaccactccaccactaccataactccaccacaaccaccaccatcactacaccaccaccaccaccgctcctaccaccaccaccatcgctccaccactccaccaccatcaccaccaccgccactcccccaccactaccatcactacaccatcaccaccactccaccaccaccaccaccaccaccaccaccacttcctccactaccaccaccaccaccagctccaccactccaccaccaccaccaccacatcaccaccaccaccaccaccaccactccaccaccccCATCAatacaccaccacacaccaccgctcctaccaccacctccaccactccaccaccagtaccatcactacaccaccaccaccactccaccaccaccattaccagcactcctactacctccaccactcccccaccaccactccaccaccattaccaaaagtatattgtgaccgttagtaaattaagatagaattggaacaaaattaattcatcatttttttaattcagtacttaatatatttatcaaacagcttttcagcttaaaaatttcagcattcagttttcagtacttaatttttcagctttcagtttcagttttatcaaacagtcCCTAAGTTTGGCTCTTAGAACATAATGCCTAACTGTTCAAATACAGTACAGTTGAGGCGAATATAAGCTTAACTTTCTTAAGAATATTGCATTgctaaaatgaaattattacGCACTGTGCTAGACTTGTTTAGAGtgcgtttggtaaccttttcaatttttttgtttttaagaaactagaaGTAGAATTAGGTTTATCTTttataaaaacaagaaacatgtttggtgaTAATATGATTTTTCAAAACAGTAAAAatgaaatcctttttttttctttttgttgaagAGGGAGAATAATCAGGGTAAGGGAAAAAAGGAGAAGGGAAAAGCTGTAAAGACGAAAAAGGAGCTATGCCGTtcattgatttggtaaatgtgTATATTGAGCCATCAAATTATCACAAACAGAGGAAATAATTGAGATGCTTGTTTTGGAAGGTGAAATTTCAGAATTGAGATACCCATTATCTATGCACATTTATACGCAAATATCTGAGGCTATTTGGATCGGTGCGATTTGGGGACAAGAGAGACTGAAAGAAGAGTGTGAATTAATGTAAATTGATAGAATTGGAAGTTTGTTTTGGCAGAAAATTATTGATAGGGGAGGGAGAAAAATCGGTTACGAGAGGAGGAGGGAGTAATATGTTTGTGTTCCTTTTGGAAAAAACactttttgtagttttcatAATTTACAAGAACTCTAAAAATAtttatggaaaacaaaaaactagaaacatgttaccaaacaagttttcttcattagttttcaacaaagtaaaaacaaaactgaaaacaaaaaggttacCAAATGCTCCCGTAACTAACACGGTTTATTTGTTTAATGGAGAGAAAAGTGTTCGATTCGGATGAATTTTAATTGTACATCTCTGTTCTGTGATAACAGGAAGATGTTGATCTGTTGGCAAAGCTGAACTTTGATGCATACCGGTTCTCAATTTCGTGGTCCAGGATATTTCCAAGTAAATCTGTAAAAGTCTTTGCATCAATTATCTGAAATTGTCGCTAAAAATCTTCATGTTCACTGAAATTCTTCTGCCACAATTTTTTTCAACGTAGACGGAACTGGAAAAGTAAACAAGAAGGGAGTTGCTTACTACAATAGACTGATCAATTACATGCTCAAAAGAGGTAGGTAGTTTTTAGTTGACGAATTGGGACAGTTCCATTATTGAATCAAACAAGCTATTCTTACTTTGAATTCTTGTAGGTAATTCCAAAGATGACATTTTTTGATCATCTTTTACAAGTTTTTCGTACATACATTGCTTTTACTATCTTACTATACGTCTCTAACCATACGTTTCCATAGGCATTACCCCTTACGCGAATCTTAATCATTATGATCTTCCTCAAGCACTTGAGGAGAGGTACTTGGGATGGTTGAGCCATAAAGTAGTGTAAGTACTATCACTAGAAATAGCATTTTCAATTCATACGTTGCAGtgatatattaattaaagttcGGCTAACCCAAAAGGTCAACATTCAGTTTTCTTCATTGCTTCTATGATGTATGTTGAGATTTGAGAAATTGCTCGAATTTTACAGGAAAGATTATGCAGATTATGCAGATTTTTGTTTCAAGACGTTTGGAGACAGGGTGAAGAATTGGATGACATTTAATGAACCTAGAGTGGTGGCTGCTCTTGGATATGACAACGGATTCTTTGCCCCGGGAAGGTGTTCTAAAGCATATGGAAATTGCACGGCTGGAAATTCTGCAACCGAACCATACATTGTGTCCCATAATCTCATCTTGTCTCATGCTGCGGCAGTACAGAGATATCGTGAGAAGTATCAAGTGAGCTCCCATTTTTTATCTATTCTCCTGAGTATTTTCAAGATCTCGCCTGAATTCATTTCATttgtaaaagaaaatgagaaaatggaaGAGACATAAAATTGGGTCATCTCCTCACTACATGCACTTTAATTCCAGGAAAAACAGAAGGGCAGAATTGGAATTCTGTTGGATTTTGTTTGGTACGAACCTCTTACAAGATCAAAGGCAGACAATTACGCAGCTCAAAGAGCAAGGGATTTCCATATTGGATGGTAATAACTTCCACACAGGGTTCTTTACTGAAGCAAAACTGGTTCAGTCATTAATATACGGGGAAAAAACCTATTCTTGGTGATAGTAACACACCTGATGATTAATAGTTATAAGCCAACAGCTAATTTGTTGGTTTAAGCTTTCAAATTTTGAGGGTGTTTATAACTCGGTAATGTTAtccaaactaaaaaaattggtATGGCATTCTCATACAGGGTGAGGTGGCCTCCTatgttttttttactttgaactatttattttgataactcaaggtGTCCGGGTCAGCGTACGTGCAACTCAACTAATCCCGGGGGATGAATTGCACCATCCATTAGCGGGTCAAACACACACCACTGCCTATTTTTGGGAAATGCCACTGCTACACAACTCTTGTTTATGATGATTTGTTGTTTTCCCGTGTAATAGCTTTCATAGCTTTGTTGGTACAGTAAATGGTAATGCCTCTGGTGCTTTACACAGGTTTATTCATCCTATCGTATATGGTGAGTACCCAAAAACAATGCAAGAAATTCTCGGTCATCGGCTGCCTAAATTCACAAACAAGGAGGTTAAGATGGTGAAGGGGTCAATGGATTTTGTGGGTGTTAACCAGTATACTGCTTACTACATGTATGACGCTCATCAAGGAAAACCTAAAGTTCTTGGCTACCAACAGGACTGGAATGCTTCATTTGCTTGTAAGACACtatcctcccccccccccccccccccttaagAAAATAATAGTTCTAATTATCCCACAAAACAATGATCTATATACTTGTTCAATAAAGTTGTTCTATTCTATGAATGGAGAATAATGCCTTAGCTTTTTCGGTTGTGAAATTGTGCAGTCAAAAAAAGAGGAGTGCCGATTGGTCCACAGGTGATTCAACTAGAATACAGTGTTTGAAGCTTGAACCGGAAAATTTTATATCCTAATCTCCATGCTTGTGTTCCTATCGTTTGAATTACAAACGGGATATACAATTAATTCACTACGTAATTTTTGAATAACTACAGGCTTACTCTTATTGGTTGTACAACGTACCGTGGGGGCTCTACAAAGCTGTGACTTACATTAAGGAACGTTATGGAAATCCAACGATGATTTTAGCAGAAAATGGTGTGCCTTAATTTTggggggtgttttttttttttatgtattataTTTTCATTCCTACCATTTGATAATAGTGAGGCCTAACTGTTATGTTGCTTCTATGCACGATTTGCAGGCATGGATGATCCAGGAAATGTTACGTTTGCTAAGGGATTGCACGACACCACAAGGATAAACTACTACAAGGCTTATATTACTCAACTGAAGAGAGCTATAGATGACGGAGCAAACGTGGAAGGCTATTTTGCGTGGTCATTACTTGACAATTTTGAATGGAGATTAGGCTACACTTCAAGGTTTGGCATTGTTTATGTCGATTACAAGACCCTCAAGCGCTACCCTAAGATGTCTGCTTACTGGTTCAAGCAATTACTTAGCAAAAACAAGCATTAGAAAATACTTGAAAACCGTaacatgttttcttttctttgtttttgccaATAAGCTCCGGCAATTCTCATGTGTAACCTCTTTCTCATTATCAAGTAACGACACATGAATTTGTTTCTTAATCTGTTCTTGCAGCTGTTTGCTCAATTGAATGTGTTGCATTTGCCTGTTTGGTTGGCAGTTTTCAACAGTTTTTTGTCCCTTCTTGAATCATTTCTTgggattttggtttttgatCGGGAAAAGTATGGTTTCTCATGTCCGGAGTATTTCATTATCTTCTCGAATTGCAACTCTGTTATTTGCTCTTACTTTGCCTTATTATTTAGTCTTTACTGTTTGATGCGCTATGCTTGCAACCTAAATGTGTGTTATAGTAGAGGAtgcccaagcgtagggctaagtCGGTTGTAGCATAATATCCAGTAAGACCGGAGTCAAATCCACATGAAGCCAATGGAGCTAGGCCAGAGATTTGACTTATAGGACCGCCAAACTTTGGATTTGTTTTGGATGGAATTCTCTATATCTCCTTACTttaattgaaaatgaagttCGACTAAAaattaaaggcggcaaggtTTAGGAATTTATTCCACCCATAACTTGGGTCGTTTAATGcttctctttgataactcaagtgagagtcataGTCATTTGCTCTCACTCAGGAGATTTAgccatgaaaatcaagtttaactcatacaatggagtttgaaaatggaaaggaactcatttaggcattttatcaaacacataGGGTGCCATGGCTCTATGCATTATATGTGCAAGAGATCGAGTCCTTGCCTACACATAATTAAAAAGGTTAACAAcctaggttttgttacataaaagtaAGAATTTAATCCATTCACAACCCACATTAACCACAAGAAATGAGAAAAGTCATTAAACTACCGAAGTCATGGGGTAGAAATCACCCCATAACCAAGCCTTAACAACTACTCACCCATGGTGGGTGTAAACAACAAGCAAAATAAGGAGAGAAACAAACATGGACGAAAATGCATATAAAAGCAAGATCTAAATTAATTAAACGAGtacttacaactttaatgaagacgaaAAGCTCCAAAATCTAGCAAGCTCTTTTGAAGAGAGGAAAGCTTGGAAAGCGAGGAAGGAGGAGGTAGGGAGAGAGTGTAAAATGAAAGATGACCAAATAAAATGGCCAACGCCAATAGAAGGCAGCGTAGGAAAGACGCTTGAGAGCTTCTCTCTAGAGAGAGCTCTCCTTCttttactttcattttcttctcagCCGCTCCCCTTTTCAATTTTCCCCTCTCCCCAGTTGGCTTCCCTCATCTCTTTCCTCCTATGttcttctctcctcctcctACACTCCCACCTCCATGGATGTGAGATGGTTGAAACTCTCTTCTTAGGGAGGGTAGATCTCCCATTTTCTCCATCATTTTTGGACTTAGGCATCAATCTATGAAATTGGATCTTGGCCATGAGCGGTTCGGCGAAGGCGGCGTTTGTGGCGGGTTCAACCCTTCAGTTTGCGACGGCACAAGCTCAAGTTGGTGCAGCGGGTCATCACGAGATTAGCTCTTCCCATACCTTGCCTCTCCCCTTGGTTTCTCCACCCACCTTCACGAGTGTGATTGATGGGTCCAGCTCCGGTGTTATTTTAGGGTGAGTGTTTCGCGGGTTGAGGCCTCATGGTTAAGGGCCGGTCACTTCTTATTTTGAGGTGTGACATTAAAAGGTGTATTCCACAAAGAAttgtgcttctttttttttctttttccctcagAAGGGACTCAATCAAATAAATGTTGGAATTCATACAAACATTGGTTTTTTCTTGTTAAACTTCTTATtatgtagtattttttttatccacgtAGTATGCAGTATGATCGTTCAAATATGATGAATAATTTGCAAAATATAACTAAATCAAGGTCTGGCCTTCTAGATACCACATGTAATTCCACATCCTTAATCATATATCCCCAGTTCGTGAATCGTGAGTTGATAAAACTCTAAACTCGCGAAAATCTGCTAAAAGTGGGGAAAATGTGCACAAtccaaatcaaatgaaaaagTGAACAATCCAATTCCCATGTAACAAGCATGATTTGAAGGACTGAGAAAGATCACGGAAAAATGATTTGCGTTGTGTAATTGTTTTCCCCCTACAGattttattcaagaaaaagaatgaggTCCGAAGACCTAACGTCATCAAGGGCAAGATTTGCGATGGAATGGGGGACAATGACCCCCCAAACATCCAATCGTGTTCACCTCGAGCCGCATGATGAAGAGGCTGGATATGGGGGGAGAAGTACGAAGAGGCTGGTTATGGGGGGAGAAGTACAAATGGCGATCAAGAGCAGACAAAAGGAGCTTTGTTTACATCTAGGCTGCAACTTGTTCAAATGTGTCTTAAGAGTACTTtcttaggctttgtttggaacatggggaaaggaagagaaaatttaaaaaaattcccttcCTTTATTTGGTtcagagaaaagagaagagtaAATAGGAAAATAGTATTGAGCACAGTGaaattttccttccatttttctcacattttccttcttaattattctctcttttctttcctctctTCCTACAAGTTCCAAATAGAGCCTTAGGTTGCATTTGGATCAGGGATTTGTAACAGGGGGGTTCATGAAGAGGGACCTGGGGGTGCTATAGTACAccccgcactacacgtgtagtgcgatCAATCCGGCGTCCATCTTGGCAATGGAAGGCTCggattttcatccgaacaatggACGGCTAGGGTTTGTAGGAGCTCAGATTAAATCCAAACCATCTGCACCGAGATGGACGGTCGGATCGACCGCACAACATGGATGCACTACAACCCCTCCCATTCCCACGAAGAGAGAAGAACCGGTacaggaaaagaaagaagaaactaaATTATTCATCCGGATTCCACATATTTTCCTCTAACAACCCCAATATGAATCCAGAATTCAAACATAGCCTTAAGGAACTAACAGGagatatttttatattttattttttgaaaaccccAAACTATACATTAAGACAAAAGAGTATGTAGCAGGAGCTAGTCACATTTATCAAAGCAaacatcatcttacatgaaaatTGTAATAGACGCAATTTCCTGCAGTATTAGGAAAATGGCCCTGCTTGGGTGATATTTTCAGAAACCATTATTCAGAACACTTTTTAGAGATTGCCTTTGCAAATTCACACACTCGTCATCCTCGTCTTGCATTTCTTTATTTGCTGAATTGTTTtaaagaagtttaaaaaatcTAATTGGTGTTATCTTAAAAGATTGTTCATCCAAAAAGTTCGTCAAAAACAAGTTTTTGAAGTTCGTCAACCATccgttaaaaataaaaataaaaagttcatcAACCAAGACTGTTCTAACAAATGCCATGGAGAACTCATCCTAATTATGACTACAAAGCACGGACGGACAGGAGATACGGACAAGACATATGTACACATCATTTCTTCAAAAACTAGGATACGGACATGCAAGCATTTCGAATTTAAAAGTTATTCATATCATACATGTATCTTAGGAATTATTCTGACCAAAAAGATGCCCGATGAGTGGCGAAAGAGTATATTAGTTGCATTAATTACaaaggtattaaattgatgagcaAAACTATGAAGCTGAAAAGAGTTGTTGAGCATTGCCTAAGAATGATGACAAATGTATAAGCTAATCACTTTGGGTTTATGCCAAGTAGATAAACTATGAAAGCAATCTACTTGTAAGGCGATGAATCGATATGtacagaaagaaaaagaaagacattGACATGGTCATCAAAGACTTGGAAAAATATAGGATAAGGTGCGTGGAGATGTCCTATGGTGGGTCTTGGAGAGAAAAGGTATGACAAAAGGGTATATTGATGTAATTAAGGATATTTATGAGGGTTTTGTCACTATTATTAGATCCTAGTGGAGAAAACAAGCGAATCTCCAATCACAGAAAGATTACACCAAGAGTCTGCTTTTGGTCCCTACCTCTCTACCTTAGTTATGGAGAAATTGACTAGACATATTCGGGTTAACATCCCTTGGTGTATGTTGTTTGGGGATGATATTCTATTAGTAGATGAAACTGCAAAAGGTGTTAATGATAAATTAGAAGCTTGGAGAGAAGCTTGGTGAGTCGAAAGGATTTAGCCAGTACTCAGTAGGAGTTAAACGAAGTACATGAGTGTAGGCTTAGTGATAGTCAAAGTGCTAGTGCACCTCCCAAATCAGGAGTTACCAAGAAGCGAAATTTTCAAGTATCATCGCTTAATGGTTAGCAAGGACAGATATTACGGAGGACGTGACATATGAAGTACAAATTAGATGGACAAGTGGTGGAACTGGAGTGCTTCGGGAGTGTTTTGTGTATGCAAAGTACCCACTAAGTTGAAGGAACACTCTACTGTATTGTTATATGACTAGCCATGTTATATGGCACATATTGTGTactaaaaaaatcaagcaagTAAGATGAGTGTAATGAAAATTTAAGATGGAATGTGTAACAAGACATTGCTTAGAAAAATTAGAAACTAAAACCTTCGCGGGAAGGTAGGGTTAGCACCGATAGAACATGTATATTATAGAGCGATAGATACGGTTGTTAGGAGTAATATTGTTACGGTGGGGGCGGCATTAAAAGACCGTAGAGAGGGTAGTTTGACAGGATCTATGTTTCTTGGATAGTTCAATGGGGAAAATGGTTTCATGGAACCGACCCCAATCAATTGGGACTTACGGCTCTGTTTGGTTGGGGATGTATCTTAGGAACTCACATAAAAGCCAAAAACATTGTTTCTATCCCAATAAATTATATAAGCAAAACATAGAGATAGTGTTAACAATACTAATATGCAAATCAAGAATCAGTATACTAGAGTGTCCCTAATTTCCTACCTAACAAAACACATTGAAAAATCAGACACGTATTTAGATGTGTCCGACTCCGACACGTGCCTGGAGAGGGCTACGTCGTGGCCTGTTCGAAGGGTTTAGCTAGTAAGTCCAATACACACATCATACAGACTTTCAGAAAACATGCACAATCATAAAAAGATACTC
This DNA window, taken from Rhododendron vialii isolate Sample 1 chromosome 8a, ASM3025357v1, encodes the following:
- the LOC131336319 gene encoding beta-glucosidase 44-like isoform X2, with protein sequence MRRRTPLPPLVLMLLICLVYTTCVVVAAEIGSDAWPETVDLDSGGLSRETFPKGFVFGTATSAYQVEGMANKDGRGPSIWDVFIKTPGLEPNNATGDVAVDQYHRYKEDVDLLAKLNFDAYRFSISWSRIFPNGTGKVNKKGVAYYNRLINYMLKRGITPYANLNHYDLPQALEERYLGWLSHKVVKDYADYADFCFKTFGDRVKNWMTFNEPRVVAALGYDNGFFAPGRCSKAYGNCTAGNSATEPYIVSHNLILSHAAAVQRYREKYQEKQKGRIGILLDFVWYEPLTRSKADNYAAQRARDFHIGWFIHPIVYGEYPKTMQEILGHRLPKFTNKEVKMVKGSMDFVGVNQYTAYYMYDAHQGKPKVLGYQQDWNASFACMDDPGNVTFAKGLHDTTRINYYKAYITQLKRAIDDGANVEGYFAWSLLDNFEWRLGYTSRFGIVYVDYKTLKRYPKMSAYWFKQLLSKNKH
- the LOC131336319 gene encoding beta-glucosidase 44-like isoform X1, with the translated sequence MRRRTPLPPLVLMLLICLVYTTCVVVAAEIGSDAWPETVDLDSGGLSRETFPKGFVFGTATSAYQVEGMANKDGRGPSIWDVFIKTPGLEPNNATGDVAVDQYHRYKEDVDLLAKLNFDAYRFSISWSRIFPNGTGKVNKKGVAYYNRLINYMLKRGITPYANLNHYDLPQALEERYLGWLSHKVVKDYADYADFCFKTFGDRVKNWMTFNEPRVVAALGYDNGFFAPGRCSKAYGNCTAGNSATEPYIVSHNLILSHAAAVQRYREKYQEKQKGRIGILLDFVWYEPLTRSKADNYAAQRARDFHIGWFIHPIVYGEYPKTMQEILGHRLPKFTNKEVKMVKGSMDFVGVNQYTAYYMYDAHQGKPKVLGYQQDWNASFAFKKRGVPIGPQAYSYWLYNVPWGLYKAVTYIKERYGNPTMILAENGMDDPGNVTFAKGLHDTTRINYYKAYITQLKRAIDDGANVEGYFAWSLLDNFEWRLGYTSRFGIVYVDYKTLKRYPKMSAYWFKQLLSKNKH